A region from the Arachis ipaensis cultivar K30076 chromosome B01, Araip1.1, whole genome shotgun sequence genome encodes:
- the LOC107625994 gene encoding BEL1-like homeodomain protein 4 isoform X1 — MGIATPPPFPSILSHSKTNNYQQHHSFTIIEKPEEEEEEELNASNSMSQDYHHHNQGIFTFSNNGFERSTQVTNQEHHHQHQHHLAQQIRRDKVRVQGFDPQQPPPAQPPTAIIGIEESGGIPGYETAGMLSEMFNFPPVADAAAGELLEQPMIATFRSPTTTRSLGSDWYAGNRQGMITGLGALGDNSKNNHNQHDQSNLNNGDSGVIVHHQQPQQHHHHNQIPSINADSAAAMQLFLMNPQTTTRSPSPPSSHHTTPTPPSSSSTLHMLLPNPNPNTSVQGFHGGGGTFNQFTWAPDSAQEAQGLSLSLSSSLQHLEAAKAEELRMGESGFLFYNQGGGGPSSSSSSAQYPYKNLPSHHQQHQALHIQGTSLGQNHHQGPIGFGSSSSLGLVNVLRNSKYVKAAQELLEEFCSVGRGQFKKNKFTRQLSNPSSNQGGAAAASSSSSKELPPLSASDRIEHQRRKVKLLTMLDEVDRRYSHYCEQMHMVVNSFDLVMGYGAAVPYTALAQKAMSRHFRCLKDAITTQLKHSCEVLGEKEGVGTTGLTKGETPRLKMLEQSLRQQRAFHQMGMMEQEAWRPQRGLPERSVNILRAWLFEHFLHPYPSDADKHLLARQTGLSRNQVSNWFINARVRLWKPMVEDMYQQELKDAEGATEEEDDEGESNNNSGNHVQTPLPPSSTTTTPPPLQLSSSTPTSNNNNNVNKRSDIIINAQDSDPSLAAINRQGLEIQAKQPATSSTANTTVTPPVVSQCFDSEQLLNEDTCGHGSIVSAEYGSVAAMTEIGSSSSTLIRFGTTAAPGDVSLTLGLRHTGNNSFLH; from the exons ATGGGAATAGCAACACCGCCACCATTTCCTTCCATTCTCTCTCACTCAAAGACTAATAACTACCAGCAGCACCATTCTTTCACCATAATCGAAAagcctgaagaagaagaagaagaagaattaaacGCTTCCAATTCTATGTCCCAAGATTACCACCACCACAATCAAGGAATCTTCACCTTCTCCAATAATGGGTTCGAGAGATCCACACAGGTAACAAACCAAGAACACCATCACCAACATCAACACCACTTGGCTCAGCAAATTCGGAGGGACAAAGTGAGGGTGCAAGGCTTCGATCCACAGCAACCGCCTCCGGCACAGCCACCAACAGCCATAATTGGGATAGAAGAATCCGGAGGCATCCCGGGGTATGAAACTGCCGGGATGCTATCGGAGATGTTCAATTTCCCGCCGGTTGCAGATGCTGCGGCCGGGGAATTATTGGAGCAGCCAATGATAGCGACGTTTCGTTCCCCAACAACGACGAGGTCATTGGGTAGCGATTGGTATGCTGGAAACAGACAAGGGATGATAACCGGGTTGGGAGCGTTGGGagataattcaaagaataatcatAATCAACATGATCAAAGTAATTTGAATAACGGTGACAGTGGTGTCATAGTTCATCATCAACAACCACAGCagcatcatcatcataatcagaTTCCAAGCATTAATGCCGATTCGGCTGCAGCCATGCAACTTTTTCTCATGAACCCACAAACCACCACCAGATCACCTTCCCCTCCGTCGTCCCATCACACCACACCCACTCCTCCTTCGTCTTCTTCGACGCTTCACATGCTTCTTCCTAATCCTAATCCCAATACTTCCGTACAAGGCTTCCATGGCGGTGGTGGTACCTTCAACCAATTCACATGGGCCCCTGACAGTGCTCAAGAAGCTCAAGGCCTCTCTTTATCCTTATCCTCTTCGTTACAGCACCTGGAAGCCGCGAAAGCCGAGGAATTGAGGATGGGAGAAAGTGGTTTCCTCTTTTACAACCAAGGAGGTGGTGgtccttcatcttcctcttcttctgctCAGTATCCTTACAAGAATCTCCCTAgccatcaccaacaacaccaagcATTGCATATTCAAGGAACGTCGTTGGGGCAGAATCACCACCAAGGACCCATTGGGTTTGGATCATCTTCGTCTTTGGGTCTAGTCAACGTCCTCAGGAATTCCAAGTATGTCAAGGCCGCTCAGGAGTTGCTTGAAGAGTTCTGCAGCGTTGGGAGGGGTCAGTTCAAGAAAAACAAGTTCACTAGGCAGCTCTCAAACCCTAGCTCCAATCAAGGTGGCGCCGCCGCCGCTTCTTCATCTTCGTCAAAGGAACTTCCTCCTTTGTCAGCTTCTGATAGGATCGAGCATCAAAGGCGGAAGGTCAAGCTTCTCACCATGCTTGATGAG GTGGACCGTAGGTACAGTCACTACTGCGAGCAAATGCACATGGTGGTGAACTCGTTCGACCTGGTGATGGGGTACGGGGCGGCGGTACCGTACACGGCGCTGGCGCAGAAGGCGATGTCGCGGCACTTCCGGTGCCTGAAGGATGCAATAACGACGCAGTTGAAACACAGCTGCGAGGTTCTTGGAGAGAAGGAAGGGGTGGGGACGACGGGGCTGACGAAGGGGGAGACGCCGCGGCTGAAGATGCTGGAGCAGAGCTTGAGGCAGCAGAGGGCGTTCCACCAAATGGGGATGATGGAGCAGGAGGCTTGGAGACCCCAAAGAGGCTTGCCTGAACGATCTGTCAACATTTTGAGAGCCTGGCTATTCGAGCATTTTCTTCACCC GTACCCAAGCGATGCAGATAAGCATCTCTTAGCAAGACAGACTGGGTTATCAAGAAATCAG GTATCAAACTGGTTTATTAACGCCAGGGTTCGTTTGTGGAAACCCATGGTTGAAGACATGtaccaacaagaactcaaagatgCAGAGGGTGCAacagaagaagaagacgacgaaGGAGAAAGCAACAACAATAGTGGCAATCATGTACAAACTCCACTGCCACCATCATCAACAACTACAACACCACCACCACTTCAATTATCATCGTCAACACCAAcaagtaataataacaacaatgttAATAAAAGATCAGATATTATCATCAATGCCCAAGATAGTGACCCTTCATTAGCAGCAATTAATAGACAAGGCTTAGAAATTCAAGCAAAGCAGCCAGCTACAAGTTCCACCGCCAACACCACCGTCACCCCACCTGTAGTGTCACAGTGTTTTGACTCAGAGCAGCTACTAAATGAGGATACGTGTGGCCACGGAAGCATAGTGAGTGCAGAATATGGAAGTGTTGCTGCAATGACTGAGATAGGGTCTTCTTCAAGTACTCTCATCAGGTTTGGGACAACAGCTGCACCCGGCGATGTGTCACTCACGCTGGGGCTACGACACACTGGGAACAACTCCTTTCTCCATTAG
- the LOC107625994 gene encoding BEL1-like homeodomain protein 4 isoform X2: MGIATPPPFPSILSHSKTNNYQQHHSFTIIEKPEEEEEEELNASNSMSQDYHHHNQGIFTFSNNGFERSTQVTNQEHHHQHQHHLAQQIRRDKVRVQGFDPQQPPPAQPPTAIIGIEESGGIPGYETAGMLSEMFNFPPVADAAAGELLEQPMIATFRSPTTTRSLGSDWYAGNRQGMITGLGALGDNSKNNHNQHDQSNLNNGDSGVIVHHQQPQQHHHHNQIPSINADSAAAMQLFLMNPQTTTRSPSPPSSHHTTPTPPSSSSTLHMLLPNPNPNTSVQGFHGGGGTFNQFTWAPDSAQEAQGLSLSLSSSLQHLEAAKAEELRMGESGFLFYNQGGGGPSSSSSSAQYPYKNLPSHHQQHQALHIQGPIGFGSSSSLGLVNVLRNSKYVKAAQELLEEFCSVGRGQFKKNKFTRQLSNPSSNQGGAAAASSSSSKELPPLSASDRIEHQRRKVKLLTMLDEVDRRYSHYCEQMHMVVNSFDLVMGYGAAVPYTALAQKAMSRHFRCLKDAITTQLKHSCEVLGEKEGVGTTGLTKGETPRLKMLEQSLRQQRAFHQMGMMEQEAWRPQRGLPERSVNILRAWLFEHFLHPYPSDADKHLLARQTGLSRNQVSNWFINARVRLWKPMVEDMYQQELKDAEGATEEEDDEGESNNNSGNHVQTPLPPSSTTTTPPPLQLSSSTPTSNNNNNVNKRSDIIINAQDSDPSLAAINRQGLEIQAKQPATSSTANTTVTPPVVSQCFDSEQLLNEDTCGHGSIVSAEYGSVAAMTEIGSSSSTLIRFGTTAAPGDVSLTLGLRHTGNNSFLH; this comes from the exons ATGGGAATAGCAACACCGCCACCATTTCCTTCCATTCTCTCTCACTCAAAGACTAATAACTACCAGCAGCACCATTCTTTCACCATAATCGAAAagcctgaagaagaagaagaagaagaattaaacGCTTCCAATTCTATGTCCCAAGATTACCACCACCACAATCAAGGAATCTTCACCTTCTCCAATAATGGGTTCGAGAGATCCACACAGGTAACAAACCAAGAACACCATCACCAACATCAACACCACTTGGCTCAGCAAATTCGGAGGGACAAAGTGAGGGTGCAAGGCTTCGATCCACAGCAACCGCCTCCGGCACAGCCACCAACAGCCATAATTGGGATAGAAGAATCCGGAGGCATCCCGGGGTATGAAACTGCCGGGATGCTATCGGAGATGTTCAATTTCCCGCCGGTTGCAGATGCTGCGGCCGGGGAATTATTGGAGCAGCCAATGATAGCGACGTTTCGTTCCCCAACAACGACGAGGTCATTGGGTAGCGATTGGTATGCTGGAAACAGACAAGGGATGATAACCGGGTTGGGAGCGTTGGGagataattcaaagaataatcatAATCAACATGATCAAAGTAATTTGAATAACGGTGACAGTGGTGTCATAGTTCATCATCAACAACCACAGCagcatcatcatcataatcagaTTCCAAGCATTAATGCCGATTCGGCTGCAGCCATGCAACTTTTTCTCATGAACCCACAAACCACCACCAGATCACCTTCCCCTCCGTCGTCCCATCACACCACACCCACTCCTCCTTCGTCTTCTTCGACGCTTCACATGCTTCTTCCTAATCCTAATCCCAATACTTCCGTACAAGGCTTCCATGGCGGTGGTGGTACCTTCAACCAATTCACATGGGCCCCTGACAGTGCTCAAGAAGCTCAAGGCCTCTCTTTATCCTTATCCTCTTCGTTACAGCACCTGGAAGCCGCGAAAGCCGAGGAATTGAGGATGGGAGAAAGTGGTTTCCTCTTTTACAACCAAGGAGGTGGTGgtccttcatcttcctcttcttctgctCAGTATCCTTACAAGAATCTCCCTAgccatcaccaacaacaccaagcATTGCATATTCAAG GACCCATTGGGTTTGGATCATCTTCGTCTTTGGGTCTAGTCAACGTCCTCAGGAATTCCAAGTATGTCAAGGCCGCTCAGGAGTTGCTTGAAGAGTTCTGCAGCGTTGGGAGGGGTCAGTTCAAGAAAAACAAGTTCACTAGGCAGCTCTCAAACCCTAGCTCCAATCAAGGTGGCGCCGCCGCCGCTTCTTCATCTTCGTCAAAGGAACTTCCTCCTTTGTCAGCTTCTGATAGGATCGAGCATCAAAGGCGGAAGGTCAAGCTTCTCACCATGCTTGATGAG GTGGACCGTAGGTACAGTCACTACTGCGAGCAAATGCACATGGTGGTGAACTCGTTCGACCTGGTGATGGGGTACGGGGCGGCGGTACCGTACACGGCGCTGGCGCAGAAGGCGATGTCGCGGCACTTCCGGTGCCTGAAGGATGCAATAACGACGCAGTTGAAACACAGCTGCGAGGTTCTTGGAGAGAAGGAAGGGGTGGGGACGACGGGGCTGACGAAGGGGGAGACGCCGCGGCTGAAGATGCTGGAGCAGAGCTTGAGGCAGCAGAGGGCGTTCCACCAAATGGGGATGATGGAGCAGGAGGCTTGGAGACCCCAAAGAGGCTTGCCTGAACGATCTGTCAACATTTTGAGAGCCTGGCTATTCGAGCATTTTCTTCACCC GTACCCAAGCGATGCAGATAAGCATCTCTTAGCAAGACAGACTGGGTTATCAAGAAATCAG GTATCAAACTGGTTTATTAACGCCAGGGTTCGTTTGTGGAAACCCATGGTTGAAGACATGtaccaacaagaactcaaagatgCAGAGGGTGCAacagaagaagaagacgacgaaGGAGAAAGCAACAACAATAGTGGCAATCATGTACAAACTCCACTGCCACCATCATCAACAACTACAACACCACCACCACTTCAATTATCATCGTCAACACCAAcaagtaataataacaacaatgttAATAAAAGATCAGATATTATCATCAATGCCCAAGATAGTGACCCTTCATTAGCAGCAATTAATAGACAAGGCTTAGAAATTCAAGCAAAGCAGCCAGCTACAAGTTCCACCGCCAACACCACCGTCACCCCACCTGTAGTGTCACAGTGTTTTGACTCAGAGCAGCTACTAAATGAGGATACGTGTGGCCACGGAAGCATAGTGAGTGCAGAATATGGAAGTGTTGCTGCAATGACTGAGATAGGGTCTTCTTCAAGTACTCTCATCAGGTTTGGGACAACAGCTGCACCCGGCGATGTGTCACTCACGCTGGGGCTACGACACACTGGGAACAACTCCTTTCTCCATTAG